Proteins encoded by one window of Lactobacillus sp. ESL0684:
- a CDS encoding ABC transporter permease — protein sequence MSNKKENTADEEVKVSSRPSGFRVVVHEIWRDKVARTAVLLIILLLLITFVGSMFLNREQVTEINIMDAYYGWGENGHLLGTDDGGRDILKLLIMGGRNSITIGLAVTVICLTVGLVIGLVAGYYGGTVDMIIMRIVDFVQVLPVLPIEIVLVSVIPNYTPATLVMIISLFGWTSEVRYYRAFILSQRERDYVLASKTSGSSDLKIMFREVLPNITSMIIIDVVLNIASNIGIETTLSFIGYGLPPTTPSLGTLIGFANDPVNVVNRPWLWLPATILLLAISLSINYVGRALQRAGDARQREN from the coding sequence TTGTCTAATAAAAAAGAAAATACTGCTGATGAAGAAGTAAAAGTTTCTTCTCGTCCTTCGGGTTTTAGAGTAGTTGTGCACGAGATTTGGCGTGATAAGGTAGCTAGAACTGCCGTCTTGTTAATTATTTTGCTCTTATTGATTACATTTGTGGGCTCAATGTTCTTGAATCGTGAGCAAGTTACTGAAATTAATATCATGGATGCCTATTATGGCTGGGGTGAAAATGGCCATCTGCTTGGTACCGATGATGGTGGTCGTGACATTTTGAAGCTGCTTATCATGGGTGGTCGTAATTCGATTACCATTGGACTAGCGGTAACTGTCATTTGTTTAACTGTTGGACTGGTTATTGGGCTAGTTGCTGGGTACTATGGTGGTACTGTGGACATGATTATCATGCGAATCGTGGACTTCGTTCAAGTGCTACCAGTATTGCCGATTGAAATTGTTCTGGTTTCAGTTATTCCTAACTATACTCCGGCAACATTAGTGATGATTATTTCGCTATTTGGCTGGACTAGTGAAGTGCGATATTATCGGGCGTTTATTCTATCCCAGCGAGAGCGGGACTATGTGCTGGCGTCTAAGACGTCGGGTTCATCAGACTTAAAAATCATGTTCCGTGAAGTGCTGCCTAATATTACCTCGATGATTATTATTGATGTAGTGTTAAACATTGCGTCAAATATCGGTATTGAGACAACGTTGTCCTTTATCGGCTACGGCTTACCGCCGACGACACCGTCGCTTGGTACCTTAATCGGTTTTGCCAACGACCCAGTTAACGTGGTTAATCGGCCGTGGTTATGGTTACCGGCAACTATTTTGCTGTTGGCTATTTCGTTGAGTATTAATTATGTTGGTCGAGCACTGCAACGGGCAGGCGACGCTAGACAACGAGAAAATTAA